One window of Chloroflexota bacterium genomic DNA carries:
- a CDS encoding DUF971 domain-containing protein — MPKPTAIQISKSRRVLVIPWDDGHRSEYPFDGLRAACPCASCRGGHENMGAPPDPNVFSLTPMQTYELLGADLVGSYALQLLWHDGHKYGIYSWEYLRGLCPCEECRLKQTPK; from the coding sequence ATGCCCAAACCCACCGCCATCCAAATCAGCAAGTCCCGCCGCGTCCTGGTCATTCCCTGGGATGACGGGCACAGGAGCGAGTATCCGTTCGACGGCCTGCGCGCCGCCTGCCCGTGCGCCTCTTGCCGGGGCGGGCACGAGAACATGGGCGCGCCGCCCGACCCCAACGTCTTCAGCCTGACGCCGATGCAAACGTACGAGCTTCTCGGCGCCGACCTGGTGGGTAGCTACGCCCTGCAATTGTTGTGGCACGACGGCCACAAGTATGGCATTTACAGTTGGGAGTATTTGCGGGGGTTGTGTCCGTGTGAGGAGTGCCGCCTCAAACAGACGCCAAAATGA